One window of the Pseudofrankia sp. DC12 genome contains the following:
- a CDS encoding transposase, whose protein sequence is MLPHVTIPPSFAVLLEYFRPCFTAPSFAAFRMLATGLVAAPGRRTVVGMLVGAGRHRDTPHHRAHYFFAKAAWTLDEVGDTLARLVVGLLTGPGPITVVVDDTLFHRAGRKVFAAGWFHDGAAKGETPVGFGNNWVIVGVVLRGTVFARPICLPVYACLVVKGTMSGSRLWLAARAAARLARLFPDRQVHVVADSAYAGGELKSLPRNVTWTTRPRADAALFAPAPPRTGRRGRPRVKGDRLATITQLAATADFRPTTVTRYGRVHTVDVAVTVCLWYSVFGPRLVQLVLVREPGRPLLALISTDLFSRPATIAERYAARWAVEVAIADAKQLFGVGQTHTRTAQAVRHAVPFALLAQTLTLTWYLTAGHHDSDVADATARAPWYTTKTTVSTADALGKLRRVLITARFRPADPVTPTAAEIHTLHLAWDTTEHGLAA, encoded by the coding sequence ATGCTCCCGCACGTCACGATACCGCCGTCGTTCGCCGTCCTGCTGGAGTACTTCCGGCCGTGTTTCACCGCGCCGAGCTTCGCCGCGTTCCGGATGCTGGCGACCGGGCTGGTCGCCGCGCCCGGGCGGCGCACCGTCGTCGGGATGCTCGTCGGCGCCGGCCGCCATCGGGACACCCCGCACCACCGGGCCCACTACTTCTTCGCGAAGGCCGCCTGGACGCTCGACGAGGTCGGCGACACGCTGGCCCGTCTCGTCGTCGGTCTGCTCACCGGCCCCGGGCCGATAACCGTCGTCGTCGATGACACCCTTTTCCACCGCGCCGGGCGGAAGGTCTTCGCCGCGGGCTGGTTCCACGACGGCGCCGCGAAGGGCGAGACGCCGGTCGGCTTCGGCAACAACTGGGTCATCGTCGGTGTCGTCCTGCGCGGCACGGTCTTCGCGCGGCCGATCTGCCTGCCGGTCTACGCGTGCCTGGTTGTCAAGGGCACCATGTCCGGCTCCCGGCTGTGGCTCGCCGCCCGCGCCGCGGCCCGGCTCGCCCGCCTGTTCCCGGACCGCCAGGTCCACGTCGTGGCGGACTCCGCCTACGCCGGCGGCGAGCTGAAGTCCCTGCCACGCAACGTGACCTGGACGACTCGACCGCGTGCCGACGCCGCCCTGTTCGCGCCGGCCCCGCCGCGCACCGGCCGCCGAGGCCGCCCCCGCGTCAAGGGCGACCGGCTCGCCACGATCACCCAGCTCGCCGCCACCGCCGACTTCCGCCCGACCACCGTCACCCGCTACGGCCGCGTCCACACCGTCGACGTCGCGGTGACCGTCTGCCTGTGGTACTCGGTGTTCGGCCCCCGCCTCGTCCAGCTCGTGCTCGTCCGCGAACCCGGCCGCCCGCTGCTCGCCCTGATCAGCACGGACCTGTTCAGCCGCCCCGCCACGATCGCCGAGCGGTACGCCGCCCGCTGGGCGGTCGAGGTCGCGATCGCCGACGCCAAGCAGCTCTTCGGCGTCGGACAGACCCACACCCGCACCGCGCAGGCCGTGCGGCACGCGGTCCCGTTCGCCCTGCTCGCCCAGACCCTCACCCTGACCTGGTACCTCACCGCCGGCCACCACGACTCCGACGTCGCCGACGCCACCGCCCGCGCACCCTGGTACACGACCAAGACGACCGTCTCGACCGCCGACGCCCTCGGCAAGCTACGCCGCGTCCTGATCACCGCGCGTTTTCGCCCAGCTGACCCCGTCACGCCCACCGCCGCGGAAATCCACACCCTCCACCTGGCCTGGGACACCACCGAGCACGGCCTCGCGGCCTGA
- a CDS encoding CapA family protein, translating to MAESTVTVCLCGDVMLGRGVDQILAHPGDPRLEEDQVRDARDYVTSTEHAHGPIPQPVDDRWPWGDALASLVEADGPRVVNLETAVTSGGEFAPDKAVHYRMSPQNIGCLTAARLDVCALANNHVLDFGRRGLIDTRDALTAAGIAAPGAGRDADEAWRPAVVPVVPNEDGDAAVSDGLGAKRGSAPVPREASQRAGPKARRVLVLACAAATSGVPPGWAATAARAGVALLPPPWRVDVDRTVDEVLGRIAPAHRPGDIVIVSIHWGSNWGYGIDDDQVRLAHGLVDGGVDVVHGHSSHHPRPVEIYQDRLVLYGCGDFVDDYEGITGYERFRDDLRLLFVVRVDAGTGALVDARLMPLRARRLRLEHADAEDATWLADTLDRISRPYGACFDLDSTGRLALHPT from the coding sequence ATTGCGGAAAGTACGGTGACGGTCTGCCTCTGCGGGGACGTGATGCTCGGGCGCGGCGTGGACCAGATCCTGGCGCACCCCGGCGACCCGCGTCTCGAGGAGGATCAGGTCCGCGATGCGCGCGACTACGTGACGTCGACCGAGCACGCCCACGGCCCGATCCCCCAGCCGGTCGACGACCGCTGGCCGTGGGGAGACGCGCTGGCGTCACTGGTCGAGGCGGACGGCCCGCGCGTGGTGAATCTGGAGACGGCCGTCACCAGCGGCGGCGAGTTCGCTCCGGACAAGGCGGTCCACTACCGGATGAGCCCGCAGAACATCGGATGTCTGACCGCCGCCCGCCTGGACGTGTGCGCGCTCGCCAACAACCACGTCCTCGACTTCGGCCGCCGAGGGCTCATCGATACCAGGGACGCGCTCACCGCCGCGGGGATAGCGGCACCTGGCGCCGGGCGGGACGCCGATGAGGCCTGGCGGCCGGCGGTGGTCCCCGTCGTCCCGAACGAGGACGGTGACGCCGCCGTCAGTGACGGCCTCGGCGCGAAGCGGGGCAGCGCGCCCGTCCCGCGCGAGGCCAGTCAGCGGGCTGGTCCCAAGGCCCGGCGGGTGCTCGTGCTGGCGTGCGCCGCCGCGACGAGCGGTGTACCGCCGGGCTGGGCGGCGACGGCGGCGCGGGCCGGCGTCGCGCTGCTTCCGCCACCCTGGCGCGTTGACGTCGACCGGACCGTCGACGAGGTCCTCGGCCGGATCGCGCCGGCGCACCGGCCGGGAGATATCGTGATCGTCTCGATCCACTGGGGCTCGAACTGGGGCTATGGCATCGACGACGACCAGGTCCGTCTCGCGCACGGTCTGGTCGACGGTGGTGTCGACGTCGTGCACGGCCATTCGTCGCACCATCCGCGCCCGGTGGAGATCTACCAGGACCGGCTCGTGCTCTATGGCTGCGGCGACTTCGTCGACGACTACGAGGGGATCACCGGTTACGAGCGGTTCCGCGACGACCTGCGCCTGCTGTTCGTCGTCCGCGTGGACGCCGGTACCGGCGCGCTCGTCGACGCCCGGCTGATGCCGCTGCGCGCTCGTCGGCTCCGGCTCGAACATGCCGACGCCGAGGATGCGACCTGGCTCGCCGACACCCTCGACCGCATCAGCCGTCCCTATGGCGCCTGCTTCGACCTCGACTCCACCGGTCGCCTCGCCCTGCATCCGACCTGA
- a CDS encoding alpha/beta fold hydrolase has protein sequence MMMNRWRLPMLVSGAIVALLALCSCGGGTPDRPAARAAAGAAPATAGTGATVAARSTTVASFDGTKIVTHFFPAKGLRAGGRAPTVLDGPGWGQPGETDPTAALGSIAPLVAAGYNVVTWDPRGFGRSGGTAHTDYAPFEGRDVTALISWLARQPEAQLDATGDPRVGMVGGSYGGGIQFITAASDQRVDVIVPAIAWHSLTESLYPGTVNKAGWDGLLCQIGRSGKNRLDPHVLDSCQASRTDTPLSAGTLAWFEDHGPDLLLAKIHVPTLILQGTVDTLFPLAQGVENYQALRGRVPVKMAWFCGGHGECLTNPGPADHTEQLTISWLDRYLRQRTGTATGPGFEYVDDTGTWFGADTFPPASAGSLTATGQGTLTLDPAATTGSATAAAPAAAGAAVETAVPAPAAAGEILGAPKLTVTYQGTADRAATAAYAQLVDADRHLVVGNQATPVKLSLDGRQHSVTVNLADVAWHVTPGSHLVLQVVAGSALFAPQGAHGTASLSVSVSVPLARAGAPIPAS, from the coding sequence ATGATGATGAACCGCTGGCGGCTTCCGATGTTGGTCTCCGGCGCGATCGTCGCGTTGCTGGCCCTGTGTTCCTGCGGCGGCGGCACGCCGGACCGGCCGGCGGCGCGGGCGGCAGCGGGTGCCGCGCCGGCCACCGCGGGCACCGGCGCCACCGTCGCCGCCCGGTCGACGACGGTCGCGTCGTTCGACGGCACCAAGATCGTGACGCACTTCTTCCCCGCCAAGGGCCTGCGAGCGGGCGGACGAGCGCCCACCGTGCTGGACGGCCCCGGCTGGGGACAGCCCGGCGAGACCGACCCGACGGCCGCCCTCGGCAGCATCGCCCCGCTGGTCGCCGCCGGCTACAACGTCGTCACCTGGGACCCACGCGGCTTCGGCCGGTCCGGCGGCACCGCGCACACCGACTACGCGCCGTTCGAGGGCCGCGACGTGACGGCGCTGATCAGCTGGCTCGCCCGGCAGCCAGAGGCGCAGCTCGACGCGACCGGCGATCCCCGCGTCGGCATGGTCGGCGGAAGCTACGGCGGTGGCATCCAGTTCATCACCGCGGCCTCGGACCAGCGGGTCGACGTCATCGTCCCCGCGATCGCCTGGCATTCCCTGACCGAGAGCCTCTACCCGGGCACCGTCAACAAGGCCGGGTGGGACGGCCTGCTCTGCCAGATCGGCCGGAGCGGCAAGAACCGCCTCGATCCCCATGTGCTCGACTCCTGCCAGGCGAGCCGCACGGACACCCCACTGTCGGCGGGCACGCTGGCCTGGTTCGAGGACCACGGGCCGGACCTGCTGCTGGCGAAGATCCATGTGCCGACGCTGATCCTTCAGGGCACCGTGGACACGCTCTTCCCCCTCGCACAGGGAGTCGAGAACTACCAGGCGCTGCGCGGCAGGGTTCCGGTGAAGATGGCCTGGTTCTGCGGCGGTCACGGGGAGTGCCTGACGAACCCCGGCCCAGCCGACCACACCGAGCAGCTCACGATCAGCTGGCTCGACCGGTACCTGCGGCAACGGACCGGCACGGCGACCGGTCCCGGGTTCGAGTACGTCGACGACACCGGCACCTGGTTCGGCGCCGACACGTTCCCGCCCGCGAGCGCCGGTTCCCTCACGGCGACCGGCCAGGGCACCCTCACCCTTGACCCGGCAGCTACGACCGGCTCAGCGACCGCCGCGGCCCCGGCCGCCGCCGGAGCGGCCGTGGAGACCGCCGTCCCGGCGCCCGCGGCCGCCGGCGAGATCCTCGGCGCACCGAAGCTCACGGTCACCTACCAGGGCACCGCGGACCGGGCCGCGACGGCCGCGTACGCGCAGCTCGTCGATGCCGACCGGCACCTCGTCGTCGGCAACCAGGCCACCCCCGTCAAGCTCAGTCTGGACGGGCGGCAGCACAGCGTCACCGTCAACCTGGCCGATGTCGCCTGGCACGTGACCCCGGGCAGCCACCTCGTCCTGCAGGTGGTGGCTGGATCGGCCCTGTTCGCGCCCCAGGGCGCTCACGGCACCGCGTCGCTCTCGGTGTCGGTGTCCGTCCCGCTGGCCAGGGCTGGCGCGCCGATCCCCGCGTCCTGA